The DNA window TTCTTTTTGGCCTTTTCAATAAAATTTTTCCTAATTGGTTTTAATCGGTATTCAAAAGGCAGTTTTATCTCTGTTTCACTTCTACCCGTATAAGTTAGCGTTGCCTTTAATGTTACGGGGCGTATATTACCAATCTCTTGTTTATTCTTTACTAGCATTGTCATTTCGTACATCCCAACGGAGTTTGGCGGAACGATTATTTCTTCCTTATCCCCATAAATTATCAGGTCAAAACTAAATCCGGGATTGAATCGAATTTTTAATGGTACGTTTTCATCATTGGTAATACTGGCTACAATTTTCGCCTCATTTTCAATTATATCATTGGTATAGATCAGTTGAAATTCAATCGGTGATTTATCCTGCAAATAATTGATTTCGTTTCTGACATCTTCAGTGACCACGTTTTCATCCCAAATACCCTCAAGTAAAAGATTGGCAACAATTGCCTCACCATTTTTCATGGTCACCCAAACTACATGATCAAATTCACCAAATCCGGGTCCCCTTAGATTGCTTCGCCCACCGGTCGTTGCCAAGACAAAATATTTGCCTTGATTTCTTTCGTATTTAGTGTATCGATGGTAATGACCGGTAAACACGTGATGTGATCTGTTTTTAAGCAAATTTTCTACATCCTTCCACCTTTTTGTATCCTCCTGGGTCCAAAGCGGTTGATGCATGAATACCAGGGTGTGTTTTACATTCTCATTTTCTTTTAGTGTTTTACTGATCCAATCAAATTGCTTATCCGAAATGGTTCCTCTCCCCGCCCCGCGTTTTTGATCTTCGGAATTAAGACAAAGAAATAGAACACCCTTGTATGTAAAAGCATAATAAGTATCTCCTAATCTTTCTTTCCAAAGATTTTCCATGACCTGATTGGTGATGTCGTGATTTCCCGGAACGTAGAAAAAGGGCATATCCAGTTTCTCGATAAAACCATCAAACTCTTCCCATTGACGTTCCAGCACCGGAATATTTTCGGTATAGCCATCGATCAAATCCCCAACTGACATTACAAATTCGGGTTGAAGCAAATTCAATTTATTTATGGCATCCATAAAAACACCTGGTCTCTTATCGCCCGTTCGATCCGTTACGATTGCGAATTGAAAATTATTTTCACTTCTATTAACTTTTGTACTTGTAAATGGGTGTACATCAGTCGATTGCATAGGTAGAATTGTTATGCCGGCATTTTGTGATTTGGAATCAACAACTAAACTCAACATCAGAAATATCAATAGAATTCGCATAGCTATCTTTTCAATGGAAATATTAAATTTACTATTATGACTAGCATTCAAAGTAAAGGGAATATTAAATTTTGACAATTATTTTATGAAATACGAGCTGGAAATTAATATAAATAAGCCAAGAGAGGAAGTAATACGATTATTTGATAATCCCGATAATATGTCGAAATGGCAAAAAGGTTTAATAAGTTTTGAGCATATTAGTGGTGAAGTTGGGCAAAAAGGTGCAAAGTCACGATTGTTATACGACATGAATGGCCGTAAAACTGAAATGATCGAAACTATTACCAAACGCAATTTGCCTGAAGAATTTAGCGGGACCTATGAGGCAAAAGGGGTATTTAATATCCAGGAAAATTATTTCTACGTTATTGATGATAAAACAACCAAATGGAAGACCATAAGTGAATTCAGATTTAAAGGATTAATGAAAATTATCGCTTTTTTATTTGGCTCATCCTTTAAAAAAACGAGTTATAAATTCATGGTGGACTTTAAAAACTTCGCTGAATCTCAATGAATCATATATATTTATTTTATTATATATCAAATAAGTTTTACATTAGGATTCAAAATTTCTACTCTCGAATAAAAACTCTAATAAAATAATCATGGCAACATTTGAAATCGCTTATCAGGAGCGCTATTCCAGAAGTGAATTGCTCCTTAGAACCTTATTTGGCTTTATCTATATCGCACTTCCACATTTGTTCTTACTTGCTTTTCTGAGCATCTGGAGTGCAATACTTACTTTCATTGCTTTCTGGTCAATATTGTTTACCGGAAGGTATCCGGAAAGTATGTTTGAATTTCAAGTAAAACTAATTCGATGGAATACAAGAGTTAATGCGCGATTAAACAACCTTGCCGATGATTATCCAAGATTTGGGCTCAATGCAGAGGATGAACATGTAACCGTTGAAATTCCCTATCCAGAAAAACTTGATCGAGGAATTCTCATACTAAAAGTACTATTTGGAGGTTTTTATGTTTTACTTCCACATGGATTTATTTTACTTTTTAGAACTTTAGCTACTTTGGTTTTAATATTTCTTGCCTGGTGGGCAGTATTGTTTACCGGCAAATACCCTAAATCCTGGCATGAGTTTAACGTTGGTACTTCACGCTGGTCTTTCAGGGTAAATAATTATATGAGTTTGTTAACGGATGACTATCCACCATTTTCAGGAAAACCAGATACAGGAAAACCAGATGCAGGAACAGAACAAATACAAGGAAATACCACAACCGAATGAAATCCCAACGCGGGAGCGTGAGGATGCAATGGGCTCTTATTTTATGATGTTTGCCGCATTAGCGGCAGGCTTGCCCTTGCCTATTATAAATCTCATTGCCGCTGTTATTTATTATTATCTCAATAAAAAGAAAAGCGCATTTGTCCATTTTCATGCGCTCCAGTCTTTGATCAGCCAGCTTCCCACCAGTCTTATGAATATCGTTTTGGTATTCTGGACAGTGAGAAATTTCATTTACGATTTGGAATTTACCCGATTGTATTTTGGCTATCTGGCCGCTGTTATTATCGCCAATGTGTTCTATTTAATCATGAGCATTGTTGCCGCCATATGGGCCAGAAAAGGAAGGATGTACTATTTTATATTTTTCGGACCGCTTTCTTATAAAGTGGCATTTGCAAATAAGGTAGAACAGGTCAAAGATTTCGAAAACAGGGCCCCGAGATTATAAAATGAGAATTTTTAGAGATCTTCTGATTTTACTTGCGCTTTTTGGACTTGTCTGGTTTGCTTTTAGCCTTTGGTCTGAACCTGTTGTACAGGACGATTTCATTACAGTAGAACAGGAAGAGGAAATCGCTGAAACCATACAGAGTTTTATACTTAGTGAGTTTGAATTTAGCAGCGATTCGAGTTTTAATACACTTCTCGATACCGTTCGAAGAAGATTATTAAAAGGTCTTGATACACCGAAATACGATTATTCCTTTACCCTTCTTGAAGGTGAAGAAATCAATGCTTTTTGTGCCTTTTCCGGAGAAATATATGTGTTTAAAGGCCTGATTGAGGAATGTGAAAAACCGGAAGAACTGGCAGCGGTTCTTGCACATGAAATCGGCCATGGCCAAAAAAGACATGTGGTAAAGAATCTCATTAAGGAACTCGGAATTACAACAATAACAGTAATTATTTCAGGTGGTGACCCTGTAATAGTTGAGCAGGTGGCTAAAGCGGTTATTAGCAGTTCATTTTCACGAAAAATGGAATATGAAGCGGATGATTTTGCATTTGATTTGCTCCAGAATGCCAATATTAACCCTCAGCATCTGACTGCTTTTTTTATTTCACTTCAATCAAAAAAAGACCATTTTATCCCCGAATGGTTAAGTACTCATCCCGCACTTGACAAGAGAATTGAACGATTAGCGGGAAAAGAGAAAAATGTAGACTATTTGGAAATCCCCATCGATTTTAAAATGGCACAGGATTCTATTTAAAAAATCTTCTGATAAATCTCAGGACTTGCCTTGCATTCTTCCAGCATGTCTACTTCCAGAATTTCAAATACATTTTCCTTGATTGTATTGGCAATTGTACCGGTTGGCAGATCGTTGCAGTCCAAGCCGAAAGGTTCCTCAATTTCACCACCCATCATTTCCACCCCGATAAAAGCAAAGAATACAAACATTACGGCAGGAATGGCCCAATATTGCATTTCAGAAACAAGAGCAAAAGGCAACATTAACCCATATGCCAGAATAAAAATTTTAATATAAACACTGTATGAAAATGGAATGGGTGTTTTTTTGATTCGCTCACAGGCTCCCAAAATATCCAAGAGGGATTGATGCATAGGCCTAATATTAATCATATCCGCCTCTGTCATTTCCCCCCTTTTATAAGCATCGTGCAAACATTTCTGGATTTGCATTGAAACAAAATTTGGTATGTGATTTTTTGACTTATAAATCTTTTTTTCTCCTTCGCCGAGCATTATTAAATTTTTCAGATCAACCCCATTTCTAAGATGATCGACCAATGAAAGACAAAAATTGCTAATGTGGATTGCGAGGTATCTGCGGATGGGTTTGTCAGAATCAGGCAATTGGGAATGTGCGTATACAGCCAGGTTTCTGGTATTATTGACAAGAGCACCCCACTGTTTTCTACCCTCCCACCATTTGTCATAAGCCGTATTTGTCCTAAATACAAGCAAAATACTTAACACAATTCCCAGCAATGAGAAAACACTGCCGACATATGTTTTGTAAGATTCAGGAAATAACTCAACATGAAGAACGCATATAATTAGGGTATATAATCCCAACGCAATTACTGAGCGGACGATTTTTACCATGGTCCAGCTCCTGGCCAAATTAGAAATATCCTTAAACCAATTTTTATTTGAGTCATAAACTATCATAAGCTCATTTTAGATGAAATGGAAAATTAATTAAACAATTATTTCAACCACATAACAATTTTGTCCAGGCCTAGACCAAAACCGTCTTTTACTCTATGCGAAATTTCAAATCCCAATTTTACATAAAATTCAAACGTGTGTTGTGAGGTTTCAATCTTATAACGATGTTCGGGAAATATTTCTTTAAGTTTTTCTATCCTGAACCTTGTGAAAAATGACCCAATTCCTTTGTTGTGAAAATCTCGGTGAACCATCCCCCATGCCAATCCGGCTATATCAATATCATCTTCAAAAATACCACCACAGGCTACTATCCTATTTTCATTTTTTAGAACATAATATAATTCATCAGGACTGTTATTAAGGTAATTGATAAAAACAGGTCTTTCGTCTTCATGAAAATAAACGGGTTTATTGCTATCAAAAATCGACAAACAGGCATTTAAATATTCAAATCGATAATTAGTTATTTCCATTTCATTTATTACCTGTTTCCAAGATCATTTATTAAATAATAATTCCTTAAACTATGAATGTTTTTTCTGTATTTGACAGTCTATTGAATTAAATTAGTGTTTAAGATTATGAAGATACTTTCAGCCCTTCAAATTCAAAAACTAGATCAATTTACTATTGAAAATGAACCAATAGCATCTATTGATTTAATGGAAAGGGCCTCCTCAACATTTGCCGATTGGTACAAACAAAATTTTGACCAGGAGCAAATTGTAAGGATACTATGTGGCCCCGGAAATAACGGTGGAGATGGACTTGCTATTGCAAGATTATTATCTCAAAAAGGATATAAAATTGAAGT is part of the Hyphobacterium sp. CCMP332 genome and encodes:
- a CDS encoding metallophosphoesterase; translated protein: MRILLIFLMLSLVVDSKSQNAGITILPMQSTDVHPFTSTKVNRSENNFQFAIVTDRTGDKRPGVFMDAINKLNLLQPEFVMSVGDLIDGYTENIPVLERQWEEFDGFIEKLDMPFFYVPGNHDITNQVMENLWKERLGDTYYAFTYKGVLFLCLNSEDQKRGAGRGTISDKQFDWISKTLKENENVKHTLVFMHQPLWTQEDTKRWKDVENLLKNRSHHVFTGHYHRYTKYERNQGKYFVLATTGGRSNLRGPGFGEFDHVVWVTMKNGEAIVANLLLEGIWDENVVTEDVRNEINYLQDKSPIEFQLIYTNDIIENEAKIVASITNDENVPLKIRFNPGFSFDLIIYGDKEEIIVPPNSVGMYEMTMLVKNKQEIGNIRPVTLKATLTYTGRSETEIKLPFEYRLKPIRKNFIEKAKKKISVDADLKDWEDLNYKILPESNASVQANFDLKYDKDMLYLAAKIKDNNVISYGSGRPWTQDYIGICLNAEIAEKSALSVGEGWYKNEMYFLMTPEKGKNESQTWKSEKLPEGSQYACKANEEGYTFEWAIPLSYIEQLQGKDWKNFRFNLIVGDKDFDEEDPKMYYWQPNWRGDENFLGSGMFFRN
- a CDS encoding SRPBCC family protein, which gives rise to MKYELEININKPREEVIRLFDNPDNMSKWQKGLISFEHISGEVGQKGAKSRLLYDMNGRKTEMIETITKRNLPEEFSGTYEAKGVFNIQENYFYVIDDKTTKWKTISEFRFKGLMKIIAFLFGSSFKKTSYKFMVDFKNFAESQ
- a CDS encoding DUF4389 domain-containing protein — encoded protein: MATFEIAYQERYSRSELLLRTLFGFIYIALPHLFLLAFLSIWSAILTFIAFWSILFTGRYPESMFEFQVKLIRWNTRVNARLNNLADDYPRFGLNAEDEHVTVEIPYPEKLDRGILILKVLFGGFYVLLPHGFILLFRTLATLVLIFLAWWAVLFTGKYPKSWHEFNVGTSRWSFRVNNYMSLLTDDYPPFSGKPDTGKPDAGTEQIQGNTTTE
- a CDS encoding DUF4870 domain-containing protein, with protein sequence MQEQNKYKEIPQPNEIPTREREDAMGSYFMMFAALAAGLPLPIINLIAAVIYYYLNKKKSAFVHFHALQSLISQLPTSLMNIVLVFWTVRNFIYDLEFTRLYFGYLAAVIIANVFYLIMSIVAAIWARKGRMYYFIFFGPLSYKVAFANKVEQVKDFENRAPRL
- a CDS encoding M48 family metallopeptidase — encoded protein: MRIFRDLLILLALFGLVWFAFSLWSEPVVQDDFITVEQEEEIAETIQSFILSEFEFSSDSSFNTLLDTVRRRLLKGLDTPKYDYSFTLLEGEEINAFCAFSGEIYVFKGLIEECEKPEELAAVLAHEIGHGQKRHVVKNLIKELGITTITVIISGGDPVIVEQVAKAVISSSFSRKMEYEADDFAFDLLQNANINPQHLTAFFISLQSKKDHFIPEWLSTHPALDKRIERLAGKEKNVDYLEIPIDFKMAQDSI
- a CDS encoding bestrophin, giving the protein MIVYDSNKNWFKDISNLARSWTMVKIVRSVIALGLYTLIICVLHVELFPESYKTYVGSVFSLLGIVLSILLVFRTNTAYDKWWEGRKQWGALVNNTRNLAVYAHSQLPDSDKPIRRYLAIHISNFCLSLVDHLRNGVDLKNLIMLGEGEKKIYKSKNHIPNFVSMQIQKCLHDAYKRGEMTEADMINIRPMHQSLLDILGACERIKKTPIPFSYSVYIKIFILAYGLMLPFALVSEMQYWAIPAVMFVFFAFIGVEMMGGEIEEPFGLDCNDLPTGTIANTIKENVFEILEVDMLEECKASPEIYQKIF
- a CDS encoding GNAT family N-acetyltransferase — encoded protein: MEITNYRFEYLNACLSIFDSNKPVYFHEDERPVFINYLNNSPDELYYVLKNENRIVACGGIFEDDIDIAGLAWGMVHRDFHNKGIGSFFTRFRIEKLKEIFPEHRYKIETSQHTFEFYVKLGFEISHRVKDGFGLGLDKIVMWLK